In one Silene latifolia isolate original U9 population chromosome 10, ASM4854445v1, whole genome shotgun sequence genomic region, the following are encoded:
- the LOC141605623 gene encoding uncharacterized protein LOC141605623 isoform X2 produces MDREITTQDDENPSTKFELSPRKPLGVAVSGGGGGGGDRLKRDEWSEGAVTILLEAYESKWILRNRAKLKGQDWEDVAKCVSSRSCNSKSPKTQTQCKNKIESMKKRYRSESATTDTSSWPLYSRLDHLLRGTGATTLTNHGSLPFQPPLPPPPSLEPPQAGPVLESFLVTPPPPPQQPAVEVAENNSQESNDVDPMVKENNDAVAEKLSDQISDKNNNHENHHVETDSSTPALYSNEKDGVNMKKRMKNRKRKRRRRDESSNGGGSWEDVAESIRWVADAVVRSEQARMDTMREVERMRVEAEAKRGEMDLKRTEIIANTQLEIARIFAKAIGKSVDSSLRIGRS; encoded by the exons ATGGATAGGGAAATAACCACCCAAGATGATGAAAACCCGTCTACCAAATTCGAATTATCTCCTAGGAAACCGCTCGGGGTTGCTGTttccggtggtggtggtggtggcggggaTAGACTCAAAAGAGATGAATGGAGTGAAGGGGCTGTAACAATTTTGCTTGAGGCCTATGAATCAAAGTGGATTCTGAGAAACAGAGCAAAACTTAAGGGACAAGATTGGGAAGATGTTGCCAAGTGTGTTTCTTCACGTTCATGCAATTCCAAGTCACCTAAGACACAAACTCAATGTAAGAACAAGATTGAGTCCATGAAGAAGAGGTACAGGTCTGAGTCCGCTACCACTGACACGTCATCATGGCCGCTTTACTCGAGACTCGATCATCTCTTACGTGGGACTGGAGCTACCACACTTACCAATCATGGCTCATTGCCATTTCAGCCACcccttcctcctcctccttctcttgAGCCGCCTCAGGCTGGACCGGTGTTGGAATCATTTCTCGTGACACCTCCTCCACCACCTCAGCAGCCTGCAGTGGAGGTGGCTGAAAATAACTCTCAGGAGTCTAATGATGTGGATCCCATGGTTAAG GAAAATAATGATGCAGTGGCAGAAAAATTATCAGACCAAATCTCAGACAAGAACAACAATCATGAGAATCACCATGTAGAAACAGATAGCAGCACTCCTGCACTTTACAGCAATGAAAAAGACGGGGTGAATATGAAGAAGAGAATGAAGAATAGGAAGAGAAAAAGGCGAAGACGAGATGAGAGTAGTAatggtggtggtagttgggaagatGTAGCTGAGAGTATCCGGTGGGTGGCGGATGCGGTTGTGCGGTCGGAGCAAGCGAGGATGGACACAATGAGGGAAGTTGAGAGGATGAGAGTGGAAGCAGAGGCTAAGAGGGGAGAAATGGATCTTAAAAGGACTGAGATTATTGCTAATACCCAATTGGAAATTGCTAGGATTTTTGCAAAAGCAATTGGTAAAAGTGTTGATTCTTCGTTGAGAATTGGAAGAAGTTGA
- the LOC141605623 gene encoding uncharacterized protein LOC141605623 isoform X1 yields MDREITTQDDENPSTKFELSPRKPLGVAVSGGGGGGGDRLKRDEWSEGAVTILLEAYESKWILRNRAKLKGQDWEDVAKCVSSRSCNSKSPKTQTQCKNKIESMKKRYRSESATTDTSSWPLYSRLDHLLRGTGATTLTNHGSLPFQPPLPPPPSLEPPQAGPVLESFLVTPPPPPQQPAVEVAENNSQESNDVDPMVKQENNDAVAEKLSDQISDKNNNHENHHVETDSSTPALYSNEKDGVNMKKRMKNRKRKRRRRDESSNGGGSWEDVAESIRWVADAVVRSEQARMDTMREVERMRVEAEAKRGEMDLKRTEIIANTQLEIARIFAKAIGKSVDSSLRIGRS; encoded by the exons ATGGATAGGGAAATAACCACCCAAGATGATGAAAACCCGTCTACCAAATTCGAATTATCTCCTAGGAAACCGCTCGGGGTTGCTGTttccggtggtggtggtggtggcggggaTAGACTCAAAAGAGATGAATGGAGTGAAGGGGCTGTAACAATTTTGCTTGAGGCCTATGAATCAAAGTGGATTCTGAGAAACAGAGCAAAACTTAAGGGACAAGATTGGGAAGATGTTGCCAAGTGTGTTTCTTCACGTTCATGCAATTCCAAGTCACCTAAGACACAAACTCAATGTAAGAACAAGATTGAGTCCATGAAGAAGAGGTACAGGTCTGAGTCCGCTACCACTGACACGTCATCATGGCCGCTTTACTCGAGACTCGATCATCTCTTACGTGGGACTGGAGCTACCACACTTACCAATCATGGCTCATTGCCATTTCAGCCACcccttcctcctcctccttctcttgAGCCGCCTCAGGCTGGACCGGTGTTGGAATCATTTCTCGTGACACCTCCTCCACCACCTCAGCAGCCTGCAGTGGAGGTGGCTGAAAATAACTCTCAGGAGTCTAATGATGTGGATCCCATGGTTAAG CAGGAAAATAATGATGCAGTGGCAGAAAAATTATCAGACCAAATCTCAGACAAGAACAACAATCATGAGAATCACCATGTAGAAACAGATAGCAGCACTCCTGCACTTTACAGCAATGAAAAAGACGGGGTGAATATGAAGAAGAGAATGAAGAATAGGAAGAGAAAAAGGCGAAGACGAGATGAGAGTAGTAatggtggtggtagttgggaagatGTAGCTGAGAGTATCCGGTGGGTGGCGGATGCGGTTGTGCGGTCGGAGCAAGCGAGGATGGACACAATGAGGGAAGTTGAGAGGATGAGAGTGGAAGCAGAGGCTAAGAGGGGAGAAATGGATCTTAAAAGGACTGAGATTATTGCTAATACCCAATTGGAAATTGCTAGGATTTTTGCAAAAGCAATTGGTAAAAGTGTTGATTCTTCGTTGAGAATTGGAAGAAGTTGA
- the LOC141605624 gene encoding U-box domain-containing protein 17-like yields the protein MELTQQVKLKTASLLIENLTSISDATRAAALSELRLLTKLDPDIRPIIATFSNGVAISNLAENLYSTTPLSQENAAAILLNLSISSKQPLIATRGFLHALSHALSSHRTDYSSAAVQSAAATVYSLSLQPDLRPKLGSMRDLVYYLVDIVASFDSPSQSVKDAVKALFGISLCPENRKNVIDLGGILALFARVAGDGRVGVVEDVTAVIAQLAGCDAAPAGFRSVGGVRVLLDLIVPGEDQQATRRVKENAVSALLKLVEFGGQTVVEEITDVGLDSVLDGLREVVCSGTDKGKFRAQGLMNVLETGMSTSIKFSEIGSGFGSSPLLESTHSY from the coding sequence ATGGAGTTAACTCAGCAAGTCAAGCTTAAAACCGCCTCCCTCCTAATCGAAAACCTAACCTCCATCTCAGACGCCACACGCGCCGCCGCATTGAGCGAACTCCGTCTCCTAACTAAACTAGACCCAGATATCAGACCCATCATCGCCACCTTCTCCAACGGCGTCGCCATCTCTAACCTCGCTGAAAATCTCTACTCCACCACCCCTCTCTCTCAGGAAAACGCCGCTGCCATCCTCCTTAACCTATCCATCTCCTCCAAACAACCCCTCATCGCCACGCGCGGTTTCCTTCACGCTCTATCCCACGCGCTTTCCTCTCACCGGACTGATTACTCCTCCGCCGCCGTACAATCCGCTGCCGCCACCGTCTACAGCCTATCCCTCCAACCCGACCTCCGCCCCAAGCTCGGCTCCATGCGTGACTTGGTCTACTACCTTGTTGATATCGTTGCCTCTTTCGATTCGCCCTCGCAGTCGGTTAAGGACGCTGTTAAGGCGCTTTTTGGGATTTCTTTGTGTCCGGAGAACCGGAAGAATGTGATCGACCTTGGCGGGATTTTGGCGTTGTTCGCCCGTGTTGCTGGGGATGGGAGGGTTGGGGTGGTGGAGGATGTTACCGCTGTTATTGCGCAGTTGGCCGGCTGTGATGCAGCTCCCGCCGGGTTTAGGAGTGTCGGCGGGGTTAGGGTTTTGCTGGATTTGATCGTTCCGGGGGAAGATCAGCAGGCTACTAGAAGGGTTAAGGAGAATGCCGTGTCCGCATTGCTTAAGTTGGTGGAGTTTGGGGGTCAGACTGTTGTGGAGGAGATTACGGATGTTGGGTTAGACTCGGTTTTGGACGGGTTAAGGGAGGTTGTTTGTAGTGGGACTGATAAGGGGAAATTTAGGGCTCAAGGTTTGATGAATGTTCTTGAGACTGGGATGAGTACTAGTATCAAATTTTCGGAGATTGGAAGCGGTTTTGGTTCCAGTCCGTTGTTGGAGTCTACGCATTCTTACTAA
- the LOC141607573 gene encoding uncharacterized protein LOC141607573 has translation MASESGSEFLRCFVFVHGCTPLVDDDAAFHKALSQVDSSPLSKINALKDFGNNLFRQHQFDFAADCYDKACRLLCSALSDKIDRDLQSFTTLAVSLSLNLAACANKLHAFDGALIICSMVLNFFPRNAKALFRSAVALRGLNRLAEAKCALEKAILIEPHNRDVVEQLEEVRNSLFYNQSDQHKKFLGSSLCLQDVDVVVSSAV, from the coding sequence ATGGCTTCTGAATCTGGTTCGGAATTTCTTCGTTGCTTTGTTTTTGTCCATGGTTGTACTCCGTTGGTGGATGATGATGCTGCTTTTCATAAAGCTCTTTCTCAGGTGGATTCTTCTCCTCTTTCTAAGATTAATGCCCTTAAAGACTTTGGTAATAACCTTTTTAGACAGCATCAGTTTGATTTTGCGGCTGATTGCTATGATAAAGCTTGTCGTCTTTTGTGTTCTGCTCTATCTGATAAAATTGATCGTGATTTGCAATCTTTTACAACGCTGGCTGTTTCCTTATCTCTTAATTTAGCTGCTTGCGCTAATAAGCTTCACGCTTTTGATGGGGCTCTGATAATTTGTTCAATGGTTTTAAATTTCTTCCCTCGCAATGCTAAGGCTCTTTTCCGTTCAGCTGTAGCTCTTAGAGGTTTGAATAGATTAGCAGAGGCTAAGTGTGCTTTGGAAAAGGCTATTTTGATTGAACCGCATAATAGAGATGTTGTTGAACAGTTGGAGGAAGTTAGGAATTCTCTCTTTTATAATCAATCTGATCAGCACAAGAAATTTTTAGGTTCTTCTCTCTGTTTACAAGATGTTGATGTAGTGGTAAGTTCGgctgtgtaa
- the LOC141605625 gene encoding proteasome subunit beta type-1-like, producing the protein MTKQHPSWSPYDFNGGTCVAVAGSDYCVIAADTRMSTGYNILTRDYSKIHPLAEKSLLASSGFQPDVRALQKVLGSRHLLYQHQHSKQMSCPAMAQLLSNTLYYKRFFPYYAFNVLGGLDNEGKGCVFTYDAVGSYEKVGYSSQGSGSKLIMPFLDNQLKSPSPLLLPAQDAVTPLSELEAIDLVKTAFAAATERDIYTGDKLEIVVVNRDGLRREYMKLRED; encoded by the exons ATGACGAAGCAGCACCCAAGCTGGTCTCCTTACGATTTCAATGGAGG AACATGTGTGGCAGTAGCAGGATCTGATTATTGCGTCATCGCCGCCGATACTCGTATGTCCACCGGTTACAACATTCTCACCCGTGATTACTCCAAAATTCATCCCCT TGCTGAAAAAAGCCTGTTGGCTTCGTCGGGATTTCAGCCTGATGTAAGGGCCTTGCAAAAGGTTTTGGGATCAAGGCATTTG TTATATCAGCATCAGCACAGCAAGCAAATGAGCTGCCCTGCAATGGCTCAGCTTTTGTCGAACACCTTGTACTATAAACGGTTCTTTCCTTACTACGCTTTCAATGTTTTGGGTGGCCTTGATAATGAAG GCAAGGGCTGTGTTTTCACATATGATGCAGTTGGATCGTATGAGAAGGTTGGATACAGTTCTCAGGGTTCTGGTTCTAAGCTTATAATGCCATTCCTAGATAACCAGCTGAAGTCTCCCAGCCCCCTTTTATTACCTGCACAG GATGCTGTCACCCCTTTATCTGAGCTAGAAGCAATTGATTTGGTGAAGACTGCTTTTGCAGCTGCAACTGAGAGGGACATTTACACT GGAGACAAGTTGGAAATAGTGGTGGTTAACAGGGATGGCCTTCGTCGGGAATACATGAAGCTGAGAGAAGACTGA